In Notamacropus eugenii isolate mMacEug1 chromosome 1, mMacEug1.pri_v2, whole genome shotgun sequence, one genomic interval encodes:
- the ZBTB43 gene encoding zinc finger and BTB domain-containing protein 43 yields the protein MESGTSSFRVEFPDFSSTILQKLNQQRQQGQLCDVSIVVQGHLFRAHKAVLAASSPYFCDQVLLKNSRRIVLPDVMNPRVFENILLSTYTGRLVMPALEIVSYLTAASFLQMWHVVDKCTEVLEGNPTVLCQKLNHGSDHQSPSSSSYNGIVENFELGSGGHPDFPKTQELRDGENEEESSKDELSSQLTEHEYLPSNSSTEHDRLSTEMTSQDGEEGASDSAEYHYTRPIYSKPSIMSHKRWIHVKPERFEQDCEGVDVHAAYDEHQVTESINTIQTDHSIQSSGVDEDFHIGEKKVEAEFDEQADESNYDEQVDFYGSSMEEFSGERADGNLSSHRQDTIIAAGYSDNIEMVTGIKEEASHLGFSAADKLYPCQCGKSFTHKSQRDRHMSMHLGLRPYGCGVCGKKFKMKHHLVGHMKIHTGIKPYECNICGKRFMWRDSFHRHVTSCTKSYEAAKAEQNTTDVN from the coding sequence ATGGAGTCTGGAACAAGTTCTTTTCGAGTGGAGTTTCCTGATTTTTCTAGCACCATTTTGCAAAAACTAAATCAGCAAAGACAACAAGGACAATTATGTGATGTTTCCATTGTAGTCCAAGGACACCTTTTCAGGGCTCACAAGGCTGTTCTTGCTGCCAGCTCACCTTACTTCTGTGACCAGGTGCTACTGAAAAACAGCAGAAGAATAGTTTTGCCTGATGTTATGAATCCAAGGGTTTTTGAGAACATCCTTCTCTCCACTTATACAGGACGACTAGTAATGCCTGCTTTAGAAATTGTCAGTTATCTGACAGCAGCCAGTTTTCTCCAGATGTGGCATGTGGTAGACAAATGCACTGAGGTTTTAGAAGGAAATCCTACAGTCCTTTGTCAAAAGCTCAATCATGGTAGTGATCATCAGTCACCAAGCAGCAGTAGCTACAATGGCATAGTTGAAAACTTTGAGCTTGGTTCGGGGGGACACCCAGATTTCCCTAAAACCcaagaactgagagatggagagaatgaagaagaaagttCCAAAGATGAATTGTCATCTCAGTTAACTGAACATGAGTATCTTCCCAGCAACTCCTCAACAGAACATGATAGACTAAGTACTGAAATGACCAGTCAAGATGGTGAAGAAGGGGCCAGTGATAGTGCCGAATATCATTATACAAGGCCCATATATAGCAAGCCAAGCATCATGTCTCACAAACGTTGGATCCATGTGAAGCCAGAAAGATTTGAACAGGACTGTGAAGGTGTAGATGTGCATGCTGCTTATGATGAGCACCAGGTCACTGAATCAATCAATACTATTCAGACAGATCACTCTATCCAGTCTTCAGGGGTGGATGAGGACTTTCACATTGGTGAAAAAAAAGTTGAAGCTGAGTTTGATGAACAAGCTGATGAAAGTAATTACGATGAGCAAGTTGATTTCTATGGCTCTTCTATGGAAGAGTTTTCTGGAGAAAGAGCAGATGGGAATCTTAGTAGCCACAGACAGGATACGATTATAGCAGCAGGCTACAGTGATAACATTGAAATGGTGACAGGCATTAAAGAAGAAGCTTCCCACTTGGGATTCTCAGCTGCTGACAAGCTGTACCCTTGTCAGTGTGGGAAAAGCTTCACTCACAAGAGTCAGAGAGATCGGCATATGAGCATGCATCTTGGTCTTCGGCCTTATGGCTGTGGTGTCTGTGGTAAGAAATTCAAAATGAAACATCACCTTGTTGGCCACATGAAAATTCACACAGGCATAAAGCCATATGAGTGTAATATCTGTGGGAAACGATTTATGTGGCGGGACAGTTTTCACCGGCATGTGACTTCTTGTACCAAGTCATATGAAGCTGCAAAGGCTGAGCAAAATACTACTGATGTTAATTAA